CTTGTGGGAGATTGATCTCTTCTCATTCCTGTTATCCACACATCAAGATCATTCAAGGCTTTTTTAAGAGGTTCTACCTTTCTTATAAAACAGCATTTATCTGGATCTTTTTCATACAGTTTTTCTCCGTACAGTCTGTCCTGCTCTTCAACGGTTATTTCAGGTTTTATTACTTTAAGATTTATGTCCCATTCCTTTTTTATTTTTTCAACAAGTTCGTATGTTTCAGGAAAGTGGAAATCTGTATCTATAAAGATAATAAGGGCATCTGGTTTTATCTGCTTTATCATATGGATAATAGAAACATCATCTGCACTAAAAGATGATGTAAAACCTACATTCTTAAAGTTAGAGTAAACCCATTTTAAAAGTTCCTGAGCAGGAAGTTTCTCAAAATGTTCACTCCTTTCCTTAACAAACTCTCTGGTAAACATCAGCACCTCCTTTTAAAGTTCGTATATATTTTTGTAGTTTAGATAATCTGTGTACCTCTGCAGATTTCTCAGAATCTGTTCGTAGTTATATCTGTCAAAAAGCTCCTTAGAAAGTTCAAAACCTTCCTGTAAACTGCTTACCTCTCCTTTCAGATAAAGGAGAACACTGCTGTTTATATGGAGAAGAGGCTCATACTCCGGCAGTTTTTTCGATAGAAGATTGTTTATAAACTCTATATGGGATGATAGATCCAGTTTTCTGTATAAAAATGGTTTCCCTCCAAACTTGGAAATATCAACTTCCTGTACTTCTTCTCTATCTCCATAGATATGAACAGCAGTACTACCTACTATATCAGGAAAACCTTCTCTGTCTTCAATTAGAGCAAATCTTTTATACCTTCCTTTTAAAAGCTGTGTATAAAAATCTAACTCCCTTTTACTCCGTATACCTCCTACAGAAAATTCAGACCCTACAGGATTTATATACCGTTCTATATGGCAGAATATATCATTTATATTCAGGTCAACTCTTATATGTGTTATAGAAGATACTTCTGGAAGAAATATCTTTCTGTTGAAAAAAGATATATTCAGGTTTTCTAACATACTGAAGCTATCTTCTGTGGAAATAGGAGAAAGATTGAGATAATCAAATATATCTTTTGTAGCAGCAGTAGGAGCATTTTCACCGTGGAAAACCACTTTTATTTTACTGTCAGGTAAGAGGGAGAGAACTATACCTGCAGATATTAGGAAATAAGGAGAAAAACTTTTTCTCCTGTATGGATATGCCACTTCAATGCTGTCCTTTACTGCTTTGTTAATCCTTTTAAACTCATCCAAAACCTCAAGGGCTTTTCTATAAGATTTTGGAGATTTGTGCTGTTTAAGGCAGACAAGAGCTCCTGCAGTTTTTATATCTGAGTAGTTTCCCTCAAGTATATTTCTTATAACACCTGCTACTCCAGAATTGAATTTTTTATTCTCTCTTTTTATTCTCTTTAAAAATCTACTTCCCATCATTTGTCCTCCGTAACTTTACTCTCCTATAGCAAAAGCAAACATCATGCCATTTATGTAAGTTATTGAAAAACAAAAATATTTATAAAAAAGCAGATTTATTGTGGTTAAAAAATAACCAGTTTTCAGATCAGATTTTAACCAGTTCCCAGAGCAGAAAAACAGTAAGACACTGAAAAATAAATATTTTTCCCATTGGCATATCTGTTGCTTATCAGTCTACAAAAAAGGAGGTTATAGAATGTTAGAACCCCATGGAGGAAAACTTATAAAAAGGATAGCAACA
The Persephonella hydrogeniphila DNA segment above includes these coding regions:
- a CDS encoding phosphoadenylyl-sulfate reductase translates to MFTREFVKERSEHFEKLPAQELLKWVYSNFKNVGFTSSFSADDVSIIHMIKQIKPDALIIFIDTDFHFPETYELVEKIKKEWDINLKVIKPEITVEEQDRLYGEKLYEKDPDKCCFIRKVEPLKKALNDLDVWITGMRRDQSPTRANIGKVETHKLPDGRVILKVNPIADWTRKDVWKYVEDNNLPYNPLYDRNYLSIGCAPCTRPVSEGEDERAGRWAGKGKLECGLHTFTEKE